Genomic window (Deinococcus reticulitermitis):
GGATTTTTTTGGTCCAGAAAAGGGCCTCCCGGGTCGGAAGGCCCTCGGCGCACGGCTGGGGCTGAGGCGCTCAGTCCCCGTCCATGTCGTCGGCGTGGGCGTGGCCGTGTTCAATTTCCTCGGGCGTGGCGTCACGCACAGCGCGGACCTGCACGTCGAAATTCAGCGTTTTGCCGGCAAGAGGCGGGTTGAAGTCGGCCCGGACGCTCTCGCCATCCATCGAGATCACAGTGAAGGGAAAGGACGTGCCGTCGGTGGCCTGCATGTAGTAGGTCTCGCCGACCTCCACCGTGTCGTCGAAGTCCGCGCGCTCCAGCGTCTCGACCGCTTCCTCGTTGCGCTCGCCGTAGCCGTCTTCCGGAGCGACGGTGATCTGAAACGAGTCGCCGACCTCGCGGCCCTCGAGCGCGCGTTCCAGACCGGGGATGATCAGGCCGTGGCCGTGCAGATAGACGAGCGGCTGCTCGCCTGCGCTGGAGTCGATCACCTCACCGTCCACCGTGAGCGTGTAGTCGATGTCCACCACTTTGTCTTGGGCAATTTTCATGGCTCTCCTCCGGACGCGTGCGGTGCCGCGCTCTGGCGCGAGTCTAGCAGGGGGCCTCTTTGCGGACCTCCGGGGCCGCGGCTTTGGCCTGGCTCCAGTCCGTGGGGCGCCGTTGGGGGTCTTCTCGCCCGGCGGCGCCCCCGCTTTCCAGGGCCGAGCCCGGAGCGCTACCATGAGCCGCTGCCCCGCCGTGCGGTGCATGACCTGTCCTTCCCGACCCCGCCGCCCCGCGCCCCCTGAAGGAGGTGAGAGACGTGATGCCCAGGCCCCTCTCTGAACACAAGGATCATCAGGACGGCGAACCGCCCAGTTTCACGCCCCCCCATCTCCCCAGGAGGATGCGCTATGCGCCAGGTCAACCGTCAGGACCTCAAGCTGCACCCTAAGGGCCGGGGCCACCGTGGTCTGGGCCAGGACATTCCAAGCCGGCGACAGAGCGGTGCGCCATGCTGACCTACTACCGCTCTATCGGCGGCAAGCTCCACGTCGTCGAAGGGTATATGGACGGCTGCTGGATCGACGCCGCCGATCCCACCCCCGAAGAACTCGCCCGCGTAAGCCGGGAAACGGGTCTGGAACTCGACTACCTCAAGTACCCGCTCGACCCCGACGAGCGGTCGCGCTTCGAGCGCGACGAGGGACAACTCCTGATCATCATGCAGACGAGTTACCGCCTGCCTGAAGACAGCGACATCCCCTACGACACGGTGCCGCTCGGCATCCTGCACAACGACCACTGCCTGGTGACGGTGTGCGCGATTCCTGAAAATCCCGTCGTCAAGGACGTGGTGAGCGGCTTCGTGCGCCGGGTGAGCACCGGCAAGCGCAACCGGCTGACGCTGCAACTGTTCTTGCGCAACGCCCAGCGCTTTCTGATCGATGTGCGCCAGATCAACAAGCGGGTCGACGCGATCGAGGACCGCATGGAGACCTCGACCCAGAACCGCGAACTGCTGGACCTGCTGAAACTCGAAAAGAGCTTGGTGTATTTCATGACCGGCCTCAAAGCCAACGAGGCGATGATGGAGCGGGTCAAAC
Coding sequences:
- a CDS encoding FKBP-type peptidyl-prolyl cis-trans isomerase codes for the protein MKIAQDKVVDIDYTLTVDGEVIDSSAGEQPLVYLHGHGLIIPGLERALEGREVGDSFQITVAPEDGYGERNEEAVETLERADFDDTVEVGETYYMQATDGTSFPFTVISMDGESVRADFNPPLAGKTLNFDVQVRAVRDATPEEIEHGHAHADDMDGD
- a CDS encoding magnesium transporter CorA family protein, with protein sequence MLTYYRSIGGKLHVVEGYMDGCWIDAADPTPEELARVSRETGLELDYLKYPLDPDERSRFERDEGQLLIIMQTSYRLPEDSDIPYDTVPLGILHNDHCLVTVCAIPENPVVKDVVSGFVRRVSTGKRNRLTLQLFLRNAQRFLIDVRQINKRVDAIEDRMETSTQNRELLDLLKLEKSLVYFMTGLKANEAMMERVKRDRIFEMYEDDSDLLDDVLIENLQAIEMATIASNILTSMAGAFASVINNNVNQVVKTLTVVSAIFLPLTFMAGIWGMNFQHMPELDWRLGYPLALGSMLLVGGGMVWLFRRRGWW